From one Cynocephalus volans isolate mCynVol1 chromosome X, mCynVol1.pri, whole genome shotgun sequence genomic stretch:
- the LOC134367538 gene encoding A-kinase anchor protein 4-like, whose product MSDDIDWLRSRRGVCKVDLYSPTGQKDQDRKVICFVDVSTLNVEDKDSEGAAGCSSEGDLNLETLEEKEIIVIKDTEKQDQSKMEGSVCLFKQTPSDPMSVLNWLLNDLQKYALGFQHALSPSASSCKHKIGNTDGEYHKIPSGNCYSVYANQLNMDYVANGPQSLHLEMTATKNTNNNQGPSTPPAKSPSTQRAVISPEGECSTDDLSFYVNRLSSLVIQMARKEIKEKLEGGSKCLHHSIYPPHGDKGKNSPRSAVSKIASEMAHDAVEATSAEMNGNGEACREGDQRTFLYSELSNKNKGGDKQMCQRDSKDFADSISKGLMVYANRVASDMMVSVMKTLKVHSSGKPIPACVVLKRVLLKHTKEIVSDLIDSCMKNLHNITGVLMTDSDFVSALKRNLFNHGKQNAADIMEAILKRLVSALLGEKKETKSQSLSYASLKAGSHDPKCKNQSLEFSAMKAEMKGKDKGKTKPDPCKSLTSAEKVGEHILKESLTMWNQKQGNQGKMTTKACPSKEEKREKISPSTDSLAKDLIVSALMLIQYHLTQQAKGKDTCKEDCPGSTMDYLTQSAQYEKCGSGQSAKAMSMKHLETHGAPGPSTSLKENQQLDSEKLDMSNIVLTLIQKLLSESPFNCDDLSEGENKRSEKASKAASVSKRSNRGEEQCQDNQELDFIRGMKQMSWQFIDQLVESVMKLCLIMAKYSSNGAALAELEEQANLARCSHDGEMPQNNQDSPGPEVIVNNQCSTSNLQKQLQAVLQWIAASQFNVPMLYFMGDDDGQLEKLPDVSAKAAEKGYSVGDLLQEVMKFAKERQLDEAVGNMARKQLLDWLLTNL is encoded by the exons atGTCTGATGATATTGACTGGTTACGCAGCCGCAGGGGCGTGTGCAAGGTAGATCTCTACAGCCCAACAGGACAGAAAGATCAAGACCGGAAAGTG ATATGCTTTGTCGATGTGTCTACCCTGAATGTGGAAGATAAAGACTCCGAG GGTGCTGCTGGTTGCAGCTCAGAAGGTGACTTAAACCTGGAGActctggaagaaaaagagattatCGTGATCAAGGACACTGAGAAGCAAGACCAGTCTAAG ATGGAGGGATCTGTATGCCTTTTCAAACAAACTCCCTCTGATCCCATGAGTGTCCTCAATTGGCTTCTCAATGATCTCCAGAAGTATGCCTTGGGTTTCCAACACGCACTGAGCCCCTCAGCCTCTAGCTGTAAACATAAGATAGGAAACACAGATGGCGAATATCACAAAATACCCTCTGGGAACTGCTACAGTGTCTATGCCAATCAGCTGAACATGGATTATGTGGCCAACGGACCTCAAAGCCTACATCTAGAAATGACAGCAACCAAAAACACCAACAATAACCAAGGTCCTTCGACTCCTCCTGCCAAGTCTCCTAGCACCCAGAGGGCAGTTATCTCCCCTGAAGGAGAATGTTCTACGGATGACCTTTCCTTCTATGTCAACCGACTATCTTCTCTGGTAATCCAGATGGCCCGTAAGGAAATCAAGGAGAAGTTAGAAGGTGGAAGCAAATGCCTTCATCATTCAATCTATCCACCCCATGGggacaaaggaaaaaacagcCCCCGCAGTGCTGTGAGCAAGATTGCTTCTGAAATGGCCCATGATGCTGTGGAAGCGACCTCTGCAGAAATGAATGGCAATGGGGAGGCGTGTAGGGAAGGTGACCAGAGGACATTTCTGTATAGTGAATTATCCAACAAGAACAAGGGTGGAGACAAGCAGATGTGCCAGAGAGATAGCAAAGACTTTGCAGATTCTATCAGCAAAGGCCTCATGGTTTATGCAAATCGGGTAGCATCTGACATGATGGTTTCCGTTATGAAGACCTTGAAAGTGCACAGTTCTGGCAAGCCAATTCCAGCCTGTGTGGTCCTGAAGAGAGTGTTGTTAAAGCACACCAAGGAAATTGTGTCTGATTTGATTGATTCCTGCATGAAAAACTTGCATAATATTACTGGAGTCCTGATGACCGACTCAGATTTTGTCTCGGCTCTCAAGAGGAATCTGTTCAACCATGGAAAACAAAATGCTGCTGACATCATGGAGGCCATACTGAAGCGCCTGGTTAGTGCCCTTCTTGGCGAGAAGAAGGAGACTAAGTCTCAAAGTCTGTCATATGCATCTTTGAAAGCTGGGTCCCATGATCCTAAATGCAAGAACCAGAGTCTTGAATTCTCAGCCATGAAAGCTGAAATGAAGGGGAAGGACAAAGGCAAAACGAAGCCAGACCCATGCAAGTCATTAACCAGTGCTGAGAAAGTTGGTGAACACATTCTCAAGGAGAGCCTGACCATGTGGAACCAAAAGCAAGGAAACCAAGGTAAGATGACTACCAAAGCATGTCCcagtaaagaagagaaaagagagaagatcagCCCTTCCACAGATTCACTGGCCAAGGACCTAATTGTCTCTGCCCTTATGCTGATCCAGTACCATCTGACTCAGCAGGCCAAGGGCAAAGATACATGCAAAGAAGACTGTCCTGGTTCTACCATGGACTATTTGACTCAGAGTGCCCAGTATGAAAAGTGTGGAAGTGGCCAAAGTGCCAAAGCAATGTCAATGAAACATCTAGAAACTCACGGAGCTCCTGGACCATCCACCTCTCTAAAGGAAAATCAACAGCTGGACTCCGAGAAGCTGGATATGTCAAACATTGTTCTAACGCTGATTCAGAAACTGCTTAGTGAGAGCCCCTTCAACTGTGATGATCTATCTGAAGGTGAGAACAAGCGTTCTGAGAAGGCAAGCAAAGCAGCTTCTGTGTCCAAGAGATCTAACAGAGGGGAAGAACAATGCCAGGACAATCAAGAACTTGACTTTATCAGGGGGATGAAGCAAATGAGCTGGCAATTTATAGATCAGCTGGTAGAATCTGTGATGAAGCTGTGCCTTATCATGGCTAAGTATAGCAGCAATGGCGCAGCCCTTGCTGAATTGGAAGAACAAGCAAACTTGGCCAGATGTAGTCATGATGGTGAGATGCCACAGAACAATCAAGACTCTCCTGGGCCTGAAGTCATCGTCAATAATCAATGTTCTACAAGTAACTTGCAGAAGCAGCTCCAGGCTGTCCTGCAGTGGATTGCAGCCTCCCAGTTTAATGTGCCCATGCTCTACTTCATGGGAGATGATGACGGACAACTGGAGAAG CTTCCTGACGTTTCAGCTAAGGCAGCAGAGAAGGGGTACAGTGTGGGAGACCTTCTTCAAGAGGTCATGAAGTTTGCCAAGGAACGACAACTGGATGAAGCCGTGGGAAACATGGCTAGAAAACAACTTCTAGACTGGCTGCTCACTAACCTGTGA